DNA sequence from the Geobacter sp. AOG2 genome:
CCAGTACTAATCGGCCGTGAGGCTTGACCATAAAAATAAAATACGGTCCGGGGGAAGGTTCTCCTTCCCCCAGGCCGGATATAAATCCACCAACTAACAAACAAACCTAAACTACAAACCACAATGCAATTGGATAAACGATAAGGGCACAGGATTTTGTGTCATATGCCAGGCAGCCAAGGAGTGGGGCGTGAGGCGTAGCAGCGCTACGTTGAACGACACACGATGCAGGCAACGCCGCAGATGACCAAAAGCCGAAGCCCGAAAGATTTCTCGGTGGCTATGCCGAGGGGGTCACACCCGTTCCCATCTCGAACACGGAAGTTAAGCCCCTCAGGGCCGATGATACTGCACGGGTAGCTGTGTGGGAAAGTAGGTCGCCGCCGGGAATAATTACACAAACGAGCCCTTCAGAACTATCTGAAGGGCTCGCTCGCGTTTCAGGATTGTTAAAAATAATGTCTGCGAAGCTTGAATGGTCGGTAAGGGTGGGCACACCCGCATCTACCGCATACAGAAACCCCAATGCACTAGTAGATGATGATGTAACCGTGAGACTCCGCTATGGCGCGGACCTCGTCCTTATCCTTGAGCGTATAGGTCTTTCCTTCCAGCGTGAAGATGTACCCGCCCGTGCCGTCCGGAACCGTATCAGCCAGAAGCGCCTCGAATGTTGCCGTCTTGACCATGATCCCCCCTTGTTTGCCCGGCTGATCCAGAAGCGTTCTTATGCTTCCGCGCAGGCCAGCCGAACCGCAGCGACCAGGCTGGCCACATCCTGCTCGGTGGTCAGCCACGAGCACATGAAGCGGGCGCCGCCGGTGCCGATGAATGAATAGAAGTGCCATCCGGCCGCACGCAGTGCCGTGGTTGCTTTTTCCGACATCTCCGTGAAGACAGCGTTGGCCTGGCAGGGATACATAAGGCGCACGCCGGGGATTCGGGCCAGTTCGCTGGCCAACAGCCGGGCTTGGCGGTTGGCGTTTTCCGCGTTGCGCAGCCAGGCTCCGCTCTCGAGCATGCCGATCCACGGGGCGGAGATGAAACGCATCTTGGAGGCCAGTTGCCCCGCCTGTTTGCAGCGGTACTCGAACTCCTCGGCGAGCCCCCGATCGAAGAAAACCACCGCTTCGCCGATGGCCATACCGTTCTTGGCCCCGCCCAGGCAGAGGACATCGACCCCAACCTTCCAGCTCGTCTCCGCCGGCGTCACACCCAAGGTTGCCACGGCATTGGCAAAGCGCGCCCCATCCATGTGCACCCGCAGGCCGTGGGAATGGGCCAGGTCACAGGCCGCCCGGAGCTCGTCGGGCGTGTAGACGGTTCCCAGTTCCGTGGATTGCGCCATGCTTAATACCCGCGGTTTGGGATAGTGGATGTCGCTGCGCCGGGTGATGGCGAGTTCAACCGCATCCAGGTCCAACTTGCCGTTGGCGCCATCCGTGTGCATGATCTTCGTACCGTTGGAAAAGAACTCAGGGGCGCCGCACTCGTCGGTCTCGATATGGGCCATGTCGTGGCAGACAACGCTATGGTAGGAGCGGCAGAGTGAGGCCAGGGCCAGGGAATTGGCTGCCGTGCCATTGAAAACGAAGAACACTTGGCAGTCGGTCTCAAACAGGTTGCGGATGCTCTCGCAGGCGCGCTCGGTCCAGCGGTCGTCACCGTAGGAGGAGACAAACCCCTGGTTCGCTTCCTCCATGGCCTGCCAGGCCTCCGGGCAGATCCCGGCGTAATTGTCGCTGGCAAACTGGTTAAATAACGGCTGTGGCGACTGCTTGCTGTCGAGTGACATATGATATCTCCTGTAAACCGCCTCAAAAGAGTATTATGGAGGCATACATAGCATGGACAACCGTCACGCTGCCACATATTTGTCATGTTAACGGCAGCTAGGGGTTGAATATCTCACAGTAAGCGAATATTATATCTTGTTACGTTTTAAGAATGGAAGGATTTCGTATGCGTCCCAGTCGAATGGGGCTTTCCCACAAAATAGCCCTGGTTTTCCTCTTTACCTCACTGCTGGTTGGGGTCACCGTCTTACGCACGCCCTCCGAGACCAGCGAGCCCGGTGCCTCCCCTGACGACAAGGCGCAGGAGGATCTTTCCCGGGTTGAGTATCCCAGCCTCAAGTCCATCAAATGGCACGCTCATTTCATCCAGCCGGATGAAACCCTGGAATCGCTCTTTGGAAAAGATTGGGTCTGGGTAGCGCGTTTCAATCGCATCGACCGGCGTCATGTGTACCCCGGCATGACGATCAAGGCGCCTGACAATATGGCCGATATTCGCGGCTATACGCCGCTGCCGCGTTTTTACGAGCCCGCCCGGCGGCACGAAAAGTATATCCTGGTGGATGTCACTGAGCAATGGATGGGGGCCTATGAACATGGGAAACTTGTTTTTTCCGTACCGGCCGCCACCGGGAAGCCCGGTACAGAAACCCCCACGGGGCAGTACCGTATCAGCGCACGGGACCGTAATCATACCTCGTCCCTCTATAAGACCCAGGATGATTCGGAGCAGTATCCCATGGACAATGCCATGAGGTTTTATATTGACGAGAAGAGCGTCGGCTACTGGA
Encoded proteins:
- a CDS encoding low specificity L-threonine aldolase translates to MSLDSKQSPQPLFNQFASDNYAGICPEAWQAMEEANQGFVSSYGDDRWTERACESIRNLFETDCQVFFVFNGTAANSLALASLCRSYHSVVCHDMAHIETDECGAPEFFSNGTKIMHTDGANGKLDLDAVELAITRRSDIHYPKPRVLSMAQSTELGTVYTPDELRAACDLAHSHGLRVHMDGARFANAVATLGVTPAETSWKVGVDVLCLGGAKNGMAIGEAVVFFDRGLAEEFEYRCKQAGQLASKMRFISAPWIGMLESGAWLRNAENANRQARLLASELARIPGVRLMYPCQANAVFTEMSEKATTALRAAGWHFYSFIGTGGARFMCSWLTTEQDVASLVAAVRLACAEA
- a CDS encoding L,D-transpeptidase produces the protein MRPSRMGLSHKIALVFLFTSLLVGVTVLRTPSETSEPGASPDDKAQEDLSRVEYPSLKSIKWHAHFIQPDETLESLFGKDWVWVARFNRIDRRHVYPGMTIKAPDNMADIRGYTPLPRFYEPARRHEKYILVDVTEQWMGAYEHGKLVFSVPAATGKPGTETPTGQYRISARDRNHTSSLYKTQDDSEQYPMDNAMRFYIDEKSVGYWIHARDLPGRPASHGCIGLYDEAMQKRVFGVPDKPELLDSEKVYAWAVGEEDYEGDSGNLEELEDAPAVEVRGELPRYLPQSPFRR